TGGCTGCCCCACGCAATCTGACGATTACTGGGGGTCTTCACCACGATTGCGCCGCGTGTCGATGTCCCGCGACAGTTCCCTGAGAAAGCGATCTCCCGTCGCCAGTTTTCGCCCGAGCGATTGCAGGAAACCCTCGAACCGCTCGACGCCTTTCGCTCTGGCCGATGCCTGGGCACTGTCAGGCAGCGGTGGAGTGACGGTCAGCCAGAAACGAATGAACAGTGCCAACGTCTCGCCCATAATAGCGAGATCTTCGTCCATCCCGGCAATCTGGCGGTCGATCCTTTCCATACGACGGGCAAACACCGCCTCCAGCCGCTCCGACGCATCGGCCGAAAGGAAGGAGGCGACGGCAGCCTCGATCACCGCCGATTTCGAGACGTTGCGCCGCAACGCCAGCGCTTCGACCTGCTTCAGAAGCTCGGCCTCGAAATACACGTTCATGCGGGTCTTGCTCGGCATGGGCATCCTCACAGATCGAGGCCATCGGCAGGGTCCATCGTCGCCTGCCGCGCAACGGAACGAGCCTGCTGACGTATGGTGCGCGCCCTGACGGCATCGACATCCGGCTCGTCGTCGAGCACATCGAACTCCTGCACGCACGGATGCTCGGGTGGCGCGACATCCTCATGCTCCGGCAATTCCGGTTCGCGGCGAATACCGGCATTGGCCGAATCGCCATCAGCCCCATTACTGCGATCCGGTGCTGGCCCTTCTGATGGAGCGCCTACCTCCAGCGCCGACCAGTCATCGGACGGGAGCGCGGACGGGGGTTTCGTCCCGGCGGACGGGGGCGGCAGGACACGCTCCATGAACCGCGCATCCTCGTAATAGCGCGCCTTCTTCGCGCGGACGGGGGCGACGCCCGCGACCAGCAGCAGTTCATCGGTCGGCGGAAGCTGCATCACCTCGCCGGGCGTGAGCAAAGGTCGTGCCGTTTCCTGCCGCGACACCATGAGATGCCCGAGCCAGGGCGATAGCCGGTGCCCGGCATAATTGGTGGAATCACGCATCTCGGTCGCGGTGCCGAGCGCGTCCGACACCCGCCGGGCGGTGCGCTCGTCGTTGGTAGCAAACGCGACGCGGACATGGCAGTTGTCGAGAATGCTGTTGTTCGCGCCGTAAGCTTTTTCGATCTGGTTGAGGCTCTGCGCGATCAGAAAGGATTTGATCCCATAGCCCGCCATGAAGGCTAGCGCGCTCTCGAAGAAATCGAGACGGCCGAGGGCGGGAAACTCATCGAGCATCAGTAGCAGCCGGTGCCGATGAGTGGACACATACAGATCCTCCGTCAGACGACGGCCGATCTGATTGAGGATCAGACGGATCAGCGGCTTGGTGCGGGCGATGTCGGATGGTGGGACGACGAGATAGAGGCTGGCGGGCTGCTGGCCGGACACCAGATCCGCGATGCGCCAGTCGCACCGTGCCGTCACCTTTGCAACTACGGGGTCGCGATACAGGCCGAGGAACGACATGGCGGTGGACAACACACCTGACCGCTCATTATCGCTCTTGTTCAGCAGCTCGCGCGCCGACGAAGCAATGACGGGATGCACGCCCGCCTTGCCGAGATGCTGCGTGGACATCATGGCACGTAGCGTCGCCTCCACCGGCCGCTTAGGATCGGAGAGAAAATTGGCGACACCGGCCAGCGTCTTGTCCGGTTCGGCATAGAGGACATGCAGGATCGCACCCACCAGCAGGGAGTGCGAGGTCTTTTCCCAATGGTTCCGCCGGTCCAGAGCACCTTCGGGATCGACGAGGATATCGGCGATGTTCTGGACGTCCCGCACCTCCTTATCGCCACGCCGGACCTCCAGCAGCGGGTTGTAGGGCGAGGATGCCGGATCGGTCGGGTCAAACAGCAGCACGCGCCCGTGGCGCGCACGAAATCCGGCGGTCAACCCCCAGTTCTCTCCCTTGATGTCATGGACGATGGCCGAGCCCGGCCATGTCAGCAGCGTCGGCACGACCAGCCCGACACCTTTGCCCGAACGGGTCGGCGCAAAGCACAGGACATGCTCTGGACCATTATGCCGGAGATAGTCCCGATCCCATCGGCCCAGCACCACGCCGTCGGGGTCGAGCAGCCCTGCCTGCTTCACCTCGCCGGCCTCCGCCCAGCGGGCCGAGCCGTATGTGGCGACGTTGCGGGCCTCGCGCGCCCGTAGGATGGACAGGCCGATGGCCACGACGCTGCCGATAATTCCACCGGACGAGGCGATGTATCCGCCCGTCACGAAAATCGACGGCGCGTAGGCATCGTAGAAATACCACCACCAGAAGAAAGCTGGCGGATAGTAGAACGGCCAGCCTGCCACCATGAACCAGGGAGCGCCAAGCTGGGGCTGAAAACCCAGGCGCCAGGCCGTCCATTCCGTGGCACTCCAGATGGCGACGAAGACGATCAGCAGGACGAGGGCGACCGCCCCCCACAGGACACGGCTTCCGGGCATCGGGGCTCCAATCGGCTTGGGGAAATGAAACCGATCAGAGAAGGGGCGACCCAGCGGCAGGCAATATATAATGAGTCGCGATCGTACCACCGGATACCATGGCGAAGAAAAAGGACGGTCAGTGCCGGGTTGCACGGGCGTCGATCACGGCCCGTTCGAGAATCTTCCGATAACCGATTTTCGTCATCCATCGCGCACGGGCGAGATGGCTTTCCCAGCAGATGCGCGTGCGCTCTCCGTCCGCCGGATCGCGATGCAGCACGATCCGCGCCACCTCCGCCCAGTCGGCCCGATCCGCCTCGGCATCAAGTAGGCGGAGATAGGTGATGAAATGCACTTCGTCATAGGTCGTGATCTCCGGCACGGTCGGCGTCAGATCATCGACATCGGGGTCCAGTTCGGGTCTTGCTGTCATCCGACAGCCCTCCAGCAGGATCGCAGTCAACCATATCCTAAAATGGGATAATCCCAAATCAGGATTATCGGAACGGCTCCCCTCCCCGTCGGAGAGCCGTTCCGCATGAAGAAATCCCTGCGCACACCCCGGCAGCTTTTGCTGCAATCGCTTCTTACAGAAGCGCGCAAAACCGGGGGTATGACGCAGGCGGAACTGGCCGCCGCACTCGGCAAGCCACAATCCTTCGTCGCCAAATATGAGAATGGCGAGCGACGAATCGATGTCATCGAGTTTGCTGACATAACAGCCGCCCTCGGCGTTTCCGGCGCTGATCTTCTCGTTCGTCTTGCACCTGGCGCAGAAAAGCCCCCGCCAGAGGGCGAGAATACCACGGGCCGGGACGAATAGGAACGATCATTCCTGGAACGATCGTTCCGACACGGGTCTCGATGATGGCATGGACCTCAAAGAGGTCATGGCGGTCAACCTGCGTCGGATGCGTCATGACAGGGATATGACGCAAGAGGAGCTGGCCGATCGCGCTGGCCTGAGCACCCGCTATGTCGGGGCGATCGAACGCGCGGACGTGTCGGCAAGCGTTACGATCCTGGGAAAGATTGCCGAGGCGCTGGGCGTGGAACCGGGTGTGTTATTGAAAACTGTCCCGGCCAGCCCGCGCTGATCGGCTGAGGGTACAAGACGCCCTCAGTTCTTCCACGCGGTGCTATCCTTGACAACGACGGCGAACATATCCGCCAGTTCGGCCAGCGCAACGCGGCGCACGGTTTCGGCCGCGATCGTTCCGCCCAGCGGATCGGTAACATCGCGTGCGGCAATGGCGTCCGCCACCAGGGTCACGCGCAGGCCGTACTCCTCCGCTGCCGCGCGGGCGGTGGTGGACACACAGACACCCACCGTATCACCGGCGATGATGACCTCGTTCCGACCCGTCTCCTTGATCCGGTCCGCGAGCCCGGTGCCGATAAACGCATTAGCGTGAGTCTTGAACAGAACCGTCTCCCCTTCTTGAGGCGCGACCTGGGGCAGGAAATCGCGATACGGTCCATCGCTGGCGAAGGCAGGAGCGCCGGGTCCGGCGTCATGGGCGATATGGATGACCGGCATGCCCTTGCGACGCGCAAGGGCAAGAAGCCGCCCGGCCTCATCCGCCGCCGCATCGACATTGGCGAGCGGCACCCGCCCGTCGCGATATTCCCGCTGGATGTCGATCAGGATCAGCACCGACCGATCAAGCGGGGACGGACTGTCGTCGAGACCGTAGATCTGACGGAAGGTTTCAAGGGTCATTGAGGTTTTCCTCCTGGTGACAAGGAGTTCTAACGAATTGGGCATTTCATAAACATGCGCCGCACGTTTCGTGACGTCCCGGTATCTTGACTGGAAACGATGATGGCATGGTTTGACCCTGCATGGTCAGACCGCTTATGCACTACGCCCGAACGCAGGTCGCGAAGCCGGTGGATGATCCCGATCGTGCTCCGGCGGCAAACAGCCAAAGCCTTATCCCGCTGACTTCGCGGGATAAGGACAATGCACCTGCGGCATAGGCTGACCGCGATTTCTCGCGGCAGGCGTCAAACGGCGACGAAGCCGCCATCGACCAGAAGCTCTTCGCCGCCGACAAAGCTGCTGTCCTGTGACGCAAGGAAAAGCACGGCCTTGGCGATCTCGTCGGTTTGGGCGAGCCGACCGAAAGGAATGGCCTGCTGCATCCAGGCTTCGGCACCTTCGTTATTGCCGAAATAGGTCTCCATCGCCGGTGTCAGCACCATGCCGGGCGACACCACATTGACGCGAATGCCCCGGCCCTTCAGATCAACTGTCCAACCGCGCGCAAGAGAACGGATCGCCGCTTTCGTCGCACTATAGATAGAGAGGTTCGGGAAACCTTTTACTGCCGCGCCGGAGCCCGCCAGAACGATGGCCCCGCCATCAGACATCAGCGGCAGCGCCTTTTGCACGGTGAAGACCATGCCTTTCACATTGATGTTAAAAAGGCGGTCGAAATGGGCCTCATCGATCTCGCCCAGAGCGGCCTGTTCGGAAATTCCGGCATTCGCAAAAACTACGTCGACCCGACCGTGATCACGGTTGATCTGCGCATAAAGCCGGTCAAGGTCTGCGGGATTAGACACATCACCCTGCACACCCGTTACGTTCCCGCCGGTTACTTCCTTGCCGATCTCGGTTACGGCAGCGTCAAGGCGGCTCTGGCTGCGCCCAATGATATAGACTTGGGCTCCTTCCTCGACGAAGGTCTTGGCTGTGGTAAGGCCGATACCGTCTGTACCACCTGTTACCACTACGACTCTGTCCGTGAATCGTTGCGACATCTTTACGTCCTCACATAAGTGGAGTGTTGTTCCACTTATGGATATGGATTACCGCTCCACTTATCAAGCGGGAAAGAGATATGCCGTTGACCGATGAAACGCCCTTGCGCGCGGACGCACAGCAAAACAGAGACAAGATCCTTGCTGCTGCCGAGGAGATTTTCCTCGAGAGGGGTGCGACCGTTTCGATGAACGAGGTCGCGAGGCACGCGGGCGTTGGTATAGGCACGCTTTACCGGCGTTTTGCGACACGGGAAGATCTGCTTGCTGCTGCCTACAGCGCACGTTTCGTCGCCTTTGCCGAGGAAATGCAGGCGCACGCAGAAAGGGCCGATTGTGTTTTGGCGCTGCGTGACTACCTTGAGCGACTTGTGCGCCACACGATCATCTATCGGGGTTTTGCGTCCTCGCTTGGCATCGTGTTGAAAACCGGCACGCCGGGATGTCTTGCCACCAGCAAAGTAGGCCAGCAGCTCTTACAGTCTGCACAAGATAGCGGTCGAGTGCGTTTGGACGTATCTTTCGAGGATGTGGTGTGCATTGCTACGGCGATCTCGCTTTGCGTGGAGCAGAATGGAAATTCACAATCGCGCATCGCAAATCTTGTCGGCGTGTTCACGGGCGGTATCTTGACTGGCTTGCCAGAGTGAACCGGTCTTTTTTCTATAAAGCGTCATCCAATTCACGAACTTTCCATCGCCCGCCGCGCCTTGGCGAAGCCGCGATCCGTGGTCCATTCATCGGCACGGTGCCAGTTCTAACGGACGACGATGGCATCGGCCGGGATCGCGCGCAGCCGTTCTATGAATCGGCCCAGATGGAACGCGATTTGCGGATCAGTCGGCCGATAGTCGGCAACGGTCGCCGCGACGGTCTGCGCGTGGCCGAGCTTATCGACCTGCACCACCCACGGCACGACGGTCCCGCGCGCAGATTGCCAGACAAGGGCGGTGGCGATCCGGCCGATAGGATAGGGAGCCGAAGGCCATATATCGCCAGTTCTTCGCCGGAACGCCACCCATTGCGCCGCCGCCCAGGTCCTGATCAGAACGATGATGAAGACGACAGTGATCTGACCCCAGAGTATTCGAATTCCACGCATACAGGCTCCAATTGGCAAAAGAGACGGAGCCGATCAGAAAATAGGCAATTTCGGGTCTGCATTAGTAAAGGCATTGCCGGAGAGCTGTAGGATACGATCGGCGGCAAATAGGACAGTGTGTCGCGGCACTATTCCGGCACTGAGGTGGTGGATTGGCTGCGATTCGCTCAGTGCATGTTCGTCGCGAGCGCGAGCAACTTGAGAAGTGCGGGCGCGCGATTGGACGGCGACCAGACAGCCGAAAATGGGATGGTTTCAGCCTCGTCCTGGATCGGGCGGAAAGCGACATTCGCCGTGCTGTCAGCTGCGCCTTCCTCGACGGAAAGCGAGATGCCGTGTCCGATCGCTACCATGGACAGCAGGGTGCTGCGCTCAACATCAAAACGCAGGATTGTTGGCGTCAGCCATTTTCCGGCCGCCCGCGCCACGATCATGTCGTCAACCTGCGGGCCAGTGCCGCTATGGCGGACGAGGAAAGTTTCGTCCGCAAGGTGACGCCATTCCACACCCGATCGTGCCGCCAAAGGATGTTTGACCGGCAGCGCAACCATAAGGCGGTCGCGCCATATCACGCGGGAATTAAGGTCGGGGGTCTGATGGGTGCAGGCCATGAAGGCGACATCGAGCCTGCCTTCGCGGATCATGAATTGGGCGTCTCTCGCCGTTCCCTCGGTAACTTGTAGCCGGACTCCGGGATGGTCGATGTGGAACCGCTCCAATAGCCGGTCGAGAAAGCAGCCAGGGGTGAGCGCATGCACGCCGACGCGAAGTTCTCCGGCCTCGCCGCGCGCCTGCATCCCGGCGATCTTGATGGCGCGGTCGAGGATACCCATGCCCTCACCGACCTGATCGACGAAGCGGCGTCCGGCTTCAGTCAGGCGGACGCCGCGCGTGTTGCGGTCGAAGAGAACGATGCCAAGGTCTTCCTCCAACGCTTTTATCCGAGCGCTGACGCTCGATTGACTTGTGCCGAGCGCCAGCGCGGCACGATTGAAGCTGAGATACTCCGCAACGGCGAGCGCCTGGATCAGGGCGATCATAGGGACGCGGCTTCGGAGGATCGAAAAAGGAGATCCTATTTCGGGTTCTTTTCTCTGTCTCCTTCGCATGTCGTTCACCGCCAAGTTGTAACGTCACGCTTCATCAGCGGTGGCGTAGCTCTTTAAAAAAGAGAGGCTGTAGCAACTACGAATGCAACGACATCCAGCCGTCTCTCGACGCAGGCCAGGTCGTTACCGAAAAATGGGGAACCCATCAGATTCGCATTCCGCCCGAAACCTCGATCCGCTGTGCATTTACCCAGCGGTTATCCTCCGACAGAAGCGAGGCGATCATCGGCCCTATGTCGTCAGGTTGCCCTGGGCGACCGAGAGCGGTCATGCCGGCAATAGCCTTGGCGACGTCGGGATT
This is a stretch of genomic DNA from Komagataeibacter xylinus. It encodes these proteins:
- a CDS encoding DUF2285 domain-containing protein translates to MTARPELDPDVDDLTPTVPEITTYDEVHFITYLRLLDAEADRADWAEVARIVLHRDPADGERTRICWESHLARARWMTKIGYRKILERAVIDARATRH
- a CDS encoding CopG family transcriptional regulator encodes the protein MPSKTRMNVYFEAELLKQVEALALRRNVSKSAVIEAAVASFLSADASERLEAVFARRMERIDRQIAGMDEDLAIMGETLALFIRFWLTVTPPLPDSAQASARAKGVERFEGFLQSLGRKLATGDRFLRELSRDIDTRRNRGEDPQ
- a CDS encoding TetR/AcrR family transcriptional regulator, giving the protein MPLTDETPLRADAQQNRDKILAAAEEIFLERGATVSMNEVARHAGVGIGTLYRRFATREDLLAAAYSARFVAFAEEMQAHAERADCVLALRDYLERLVRHTIIYRGFASSLGIVLKTGTPGCLATSKVGQQLLQSAQDSGRVRLDVSFEDVVCIATAISLCVEQNGNSQSRIANLVGVFTGGILTGLPE
- a CDS encoding helix-turn-helix domain-containing protein, yielding MKKSLRTPRQLLLQSLLTEARKTGGMTQAELAAALGKPQSFVAKYENGERRIDVIEFADITAALGVSGADLLVRLAPGAEKPPPEGENTTGRDE
- a CDS encoding conjugal transfer protein TraG, with amino-acid sequence MPGSRVLWGAVALVLLIVFVAIWSATEWTAWRLGFQPQLGAPWFMVAGWPFYYPPAFFWWWYFYDAYAPSIFVTGGYIASSGGIIGSVVAIGLSILRAREARNVATYGSARWAEAGEVKQAGLLDPDGVVLGRWDRDYLRHNGPEHVLCFAPTRSGKGVGLVVPTLLTWPGSAIVHDIKGENWGLTAGFRARHGRVLLFDPTDPASSPYNPLLEVRRGDKEVRDVQNIADILVDPEGALDRRNHWEKTSHSLLVGAILHVLYAEPDKTLAGVANFLSDPKRPVEATLRAMMSTQHLGKAGVHPVIASSARELLNKSDNERSGVLSTAMSFLGLYRDPVVAKVTARCDWRIADLVSGQQPASLYLVVPPSDIARTKPLIRLILNQIGRRLTEDLYVSTHRHRLLLMLDEFPALGRLDFFESALAFMAGYGIKSFLIAQSLNQIEKAYGANNSILDNCHVRVAFATNDERTARRVSDALGTATEMRDSTNYAGHRLSPWLGHLMVSRQETARPLLTPGEVMQLPPTDELLLVAGVAPVRAKKARYYEDARFMERVLPPPSAGTKPPSALPSDDWSALEVGAPSEGPAPDRSNGADGDSANAGIRREPELPEHEDVAPPEHPCVQEFDVLDDEPDVDAVRARTIRQQARSVARQATMDPADGLDL
- a CDS encoding LysR family transcriptional regulator codes for the protein MIALIQALAVAEYLSFNRAALALGTSQSSVSARIKALEEDLGIVLFDRNTRGVRLTEAGRRFVDQVGEGMGILDRAIKIAGMQARGEAGELRVGVHALTPGCFLDRLLERFHIDHPGVRLQVTEGTARDAQFMIREGRLDVAFMACTHQTPDLNSRVIWRDRLMVALPVKHPLAARSGVEWRHLADETFLVRHSGTGPQVDDMIVARAAGKWLTPTILRFDVERSTLLSMVAIGHGISLSVEEGAADSTANVAFRPIQDEAETIPFSAVWSPSNRAPALLKLLALATNMH
- a CDS encoding SDR family NAD(P)-dependent oxidoreductase, whose translation is MSQRFTDRVVVVTGGTDGIGLTTAKTFVEEGAQVYIIGRSQSRLDAAVTEIGKEVTGGNVTGVQGDVSNPADLDRLYAQINRDHGRVDVVFANAGISEQAALGEIDEAHFDRLFNINVKGMVFTVQKALPLMSDGGAIVLAGSGAAVKGFPNLSIYSATKAAIRSLARGWTVDLKGRGIRVNVVSPGMVLTPAMETYFGNNEGAEAWMQQAIPFGRLAQTDEIAKAVLFLASQDSSFVGGEELLVDGGFVAV
- a CDS encoding cysteine hydrolase family protein, translating into MTLETFRQIYGLDDSPSPLDRSVLILIDIQREYRDGRVPLANVDAAADEAGRLLALARRKGMPVIHIAHDAGPGAPAFASDGPYRDFLPQVAPQEGETVLFKTHANAFIGTGLADRIKETGRNEVIIAGDTVGVCVSTTARAAAEEYGLRVTLVADAIAARDVTDPLGGTIAAETVRRVALAELADMFAVVVKDSTAWKN
- a CDS encoding helix-turn-helix domain-containing protein; protein product: MDLKEVMAVNLRRMRHDRDMTQEELADRAGLSTRYVGAIERADVSASVTILGKIAEALGVEPGVLLKTVPASPR